The following proteins are encoded in a genomic region of Variovorax paradoxus:
- a CDS encoding GDSL-type esterase/lipase family protein, translating into MKLGSRWLSVLCQGVLRHGVAAVGLLLLAAAVAVQAVQPDERPKQLVEAHWVTSWAVAPVDFRELSANPLAKAAAPKPGGDVFRGQTLRQQFETALGGERIRIRFSNRFGKAPLRIAAASVGLSTGAGAVSPATMRMLRFGGRDSVVVAPGADAWSDGADVKVEAGQAVAVSAFFDRTVPYATVHTQMSDTSWVADGNAVGTPKLQGGAPLPLNHIVTGLDVMTTQPVRVVVAFGDSITAGGGEAGEGAYPDLLATRLRNSPSAAQPLSVINTGIGGNRLLTDGVGPSGLSRFARDALGQTGVTHVVVLLGTNDIGRSVLMGLARLPTPEHEVPTAERITEGLQQLIKQAHAKGVKVLIGTVPPFRNTPYWSDASEAMRSEVNRWIRSRQDVDAVIDFDAVLRNPADPLALNPLYDNGDHLHPNKAGHAAMAAAVDLRELQE; encoded by the coding sequence ATGAAACTGGGTTCCCGTTGGCTTTCGGTTCTTTGTCAGGGTGTTTTGCGGCATGGCGTGGCCGCGGTCGGGCTGTTGCTGCTGGCCGCCGCAGTGGCCGTACAGGCCGTTCAGCCGGATGAGCGGCCGAAGCAGCTGGTAGAGGCGCACTGGGTGACCAGTTGGGCGGTTGCGCCAGTGGATTTTCGCGAGTTGAGTGCGAATCCTCTCGCCAAGGCCGCGGCGCCGAAGCCCGGCGGCGACGTATTCCGCGGGCAGACGCTGCGCCAGCAATTCGAAACCGCGCTGGGAGGCGAGCGCATTCGCATCCGCTTCTCCAACAGATTCGGCAAGGCTCCGCTGCGCATCGCAGCCGCGAGCGTGGGCCTCAGCACCGGCGCAGGCGCGGTGTCGCCGGCGACGATGCGCATGCTGCGCTTCGGCGGCCGCGACAGCGTGGTCGTTGCGCCCGGGGCAGATGCCTGGAGCGATGGTGCCGACGTGAAAGTCGAAGCCGGGCAGGCTGTCGCCGTGAGCGCTTTTTTCGATCGCACCGTGCCTTACGCGACCGTTCACACGCAGATGTCCGACACGAGCTGGGTGGCCGACGGCAATGCCGTGGGCACGCCCAAATTGCAGGGAGGTGCACCGCTGCCGCTCAATCACATCGTGACCGGGCTCGACGTGATGACCACGCAGCCGGTTCGCGTGGTGGTCGCGTTCGGAGACTCCATCACCGCCGGCGGCGGCGAGGCGGGGGAGGGGGCATATCCCGATCTGCTTGCCACGCGTTTGCGCAACAGCCCTTCGGCGGCGCAACCGCTGTCCGTGATCAATACGGGCATTGGCGGCAACCGCCTGCTGACCGACGGCGTCGGCCCGAGCGGTCTGTCCCGTTTTGCGCGCGATGCACTTGGGCAGACGGGCGTGACGCACGTCGTCGTGCTGCTCGGCACCAACGACATCGGCCGCAGCGTACTGATGGGCCTGGCGCGGCTGCCGACGCCGGAGCACGAAGTTCCGACGGCGGAACGCATCACCGAAGGCTTGCAGCAGCTGATCAAGCAAGCGCACGCCAAAGGCGTGAAGGTGCTGATCGGTACCGTGCCGCCGTTCAGGAACACGCCGTACTGGAGCGACGCTTCCGAGGCCATGCGCAGCGAGGTCAACCGCTGGATTCGCAGCCGGCAGGACGTCGACGCCGTGATCGATTTCGACGCGGTGCTTCGCAACCCGGCCGATCCCCTGGCGCTGAACCCGCTGTATGACAACGGCGACCACCTGCACCCGAACAAAGCGGGTCATGCCGCCATGGCCGCGGCCGTGGATCTTCGTGAATTGCAAGAGTAA